A single genomic interval of Dysidea avara chromosome 8, odDysAvar1.4, whole genome shotgun sequence harbors:
- the LOC136264359 gene encoding transient receptor potential cation channel subfamily A member 1-like, with translation MDGINKSPESKEEYNPLLEIVSHFDRRVTLIPVEELVSQGELAKLQQIKDRSKLHRKSVHGFTLLHHAAKENKLETLEFLLSQGCDIDANDDDEQSPLHKAAMFGHADFMTILLEKGADVDKRDDYGNTPLHAAIINGGDVKVIETLIKKADISINNNRGQNALHVAIKYHKIDTIKLILNHPQISKIISNSDNEGYTPLHLAISLGHFDTTEELLNRKDLGIDISATTKKGKSIIHLAATANNANLLALILEIPNTLYLINKSDNSSCNPLHDAAKHGSLKQVTMLLDRGGLVVSTVDGYSPLHYACARGHLNVVTKLLKRHPFQKELLTNNGDTGLHLAATNGHSAIVKLLLDNGAPITHNTQQASFLDIALFKRDNCVALVAVNHERWQECLDLVSPVHPAPMIHLVQTLPDAARVVMDHSITSAQLNPNHPCYWKQYDFKYLLDESKSTSTSMYHPHRNWYQLILHYLYLLFTIPNENDANPLKVIKTMLQYQRKNLLVHPLLLTFLNQKWRNYGRLYIQIRASLLTLLTILLTALIGFSEPPRPSTTDSEAGANNTIKTSCKLCLESNDGVPNALAKVTLAVNFGYIVVLAIQLISYIRQRQVVHWFHTFVELSTVGSTAVFILSNPTDRWLAAVVAVLCAWVSLNLFSRYFDVFGLYTIMFYDLLIRITKAILVGIYYIIGFGLILFILIGDVTEYEDPVLAVYNAFFAAFGGFNRRILVVKEEEDSFQYRKSTYTIVLVMMVVLTITLVNLLIGISVGSIGNIQKDALLHQAKLKIQLFLELDPNIPRFLKRKIIPKSFKKTRSISTTDRLYDFWDFIVSKFAPKVHQCEQDEVKEEKYEDDKQKDMHYRIKQMECQVESLLKHQKLFMEEMRMNYKNNSMALYNNGNKSSYSTAL, from the coding sequence ATGGATGGAATCAATAAATCTCCTGAATCAAAGGAAGAATATAATCCCTTACTAGAAATTGTAAGCCATTTTGATAGGAGGGTGACACTTATTCCAGTAGAAGAGTTAGTAAGCCAAGGAGAACTTGCTAAACTGCAGCAAATCAAAGATCGCTCAAAGCTGCACAGGAAAAGTGTACATGGGTTTACACTCCTTCATCACGCAGCTAAAGAAAACAAACTAGAAACACTTGAGTTTCTGTTAAGTCAAGGTTGTGACATCGATgccaatgatgatgatgagcaGTCACCTTTACACAAAGCAGCTATGTTCGGTCATGCAGATTTTATGACAATTCTTCTTGAAAAGGGAGCTGACGTTGATAAACGTGATGATTACGGAAACACTCCACTTCATGCTGCAATCATTAATGGAGGAGATGTTAAGGTAATTGAGACACTAATAAAAAAAGCTGACATCAGTATCAATAATAACAGGGGTCAAAATGCACTTCATGTTGCAATTAAATACCATAAAATTGATACCATCAAATTGATCCTCAATCATCCACAGATATCTAAAATAATTTCTAATTCTGACAATGAAGGTTATACACCACTCCACTTAGCAATAAGTTTAGGTCACTTCGATACCACAGAAGAATTGCTGAACAGAAAAGACCTAGGTATTGACATTTCTGCAACCACCAAGAAAGGAAAAAGCATTATTCACCTTGCAGCTACTGCTAACAATGCAAATTTGTTGGCTCTCATTCTTGAGATTCCAAATACTTTGTACCTCATAAATAAGTCTGACAATTCATCTTGTAACCCTCTTCATGATGCTGCCAAACATGGTAGCTTAAAACAAGTCACAATGCTGTTGGATAGAGGTGGGTTAGTAGTTAGCACTGTAGATGGTTATTCACCTCTCCACTATGCATGTGCTCGTGGTCATTTAAATGtggtaacaaagttactaaaaCGACATCCATTTCAAAAAGAGTTACTCACTAATAATGGTGACACTGGTTTGCATTTAGCTGCTACAAATGGGCATTCTGCAATTGTAAAGCTTCTTCTTGACAATGGTGCCCCTATAACTCACAATACACAACAAGCAAGTTTCCTAGATATAGCATTATTTAAAAGAGACAACTGTGTGGCACTGGTTGCAGTTAACCATGAAAGGTGGCAAGAATGCTTAGATTTAGTCTCACCAGTTCACCCAGCTCCAATGATCCACCTTGTTCAGACACTTCCGGATGCTGCCAGGGTTGTGATGGACCACAGCATAACTTCTGCACAACTAAATCCAAACCATCCTTGTTACTGGAAACAATATGATTTCAAGTACCTTTTGGATGAGTCAAAAAGCACAAGCACAAGCATGTACCACCCTCATCGCAACTGGTATCAGCTTATTTTGCATTATCTATACCTTCTGTTTACAATCCCGAATGAAAATGATGCCAACCCATTGAAGGTAATCAAAACCATGCTACAATACCAGCGGAAAAATCTTCTTGTCCATCCACTACTGTTGACTTTCTTAAATCAGAAATGGAGAAACTATGGCAGATTGTACATTCAAATTAGAGCCAGTCTACTTACACTACTCACAATTCTTTTGACTGCATTAATAGGATTCTCTGAACCACCAAGACCATCTACAACAGATTCTGAAGCAGGAGccaataatacaataaaaacaTCATGTAAACTGTGTCTAGAATCAAATGATGGTGTACCAAATGCCCTTGCAAAAGTGACCCTAGCTGTAAACTTTGGATATATTGTGGTATTAGCAATACAACTTATTTCCTATATTCGACAAAGACAGGTTGTTCACTGGTTCCATACATTTGTTGAACTTTCCACTGTAGGTTCTACTGCCGTCTTCATCCTCAGCAATCCAACAGATCGTTGGCTGGCGGCTGTTGTTGCTGTTTTGTGTGCTTGGGTGTCTTTGAATCTTTTTTCTCGTTATTTCGATGTATTTGGCCTGTACACGATCATGTTCTATGACTTACTTATAAGGATAACGAAGGCTATACTGGTTGGAATATACTATATTATTGGATTTGGCTTGATACTGTTTATCCTTATTGGAGATGTAACTGAGTATGAAGATCCAGTATTGGCAGTGTATAATGCATTCTTTGCAGCATTTGGTGGCTTTAATAGACGCATACTTGTAGTAAAAGAAGAAGAGGATTCATTTCAATACAGAAAGTCTacatacactattgtattagTAATGATGGTGGTACTTACTATAACACTAGTCAACTTACTCATTGGTATTTCAGTTGGTAGCATTGGCAACATACAGAAAGATGCGTTGCTGCATCAAGCAAAATTGAAAATACAACTATTTCTTGAGTTAGATCCAAACATTCCTAGATTTCTAAAACGAAAAATTATTCCAAAGTCCTTTAAAAAGACTAGATCAATTTCTACGACTGACAGACTATACGATTTCTGGGACTTTATCGTGTCCAAATTTGCACCAAAGGTTCACCAATGTGAGCAGGATGAAGtgaaagaagaaaaatacgaagatgACAAACAAAAAGACATGCATTATCGCATCAAGCAAATGGAATGTCAAGTTGAATCCCTGCTAAAGCATCAAAAGCTTTTTATGGAGGAAATGAGAATGAACTATAAGAACAATTCCATGGCACTGTACAACAATGGGAACAAAAGTTCATATAGCACTGCTTTGTAA
- the LOC136263326 gene encoding DNA topoisomerase 3-beta-1-like isoform X1 translates to MNNVTHISIYLCALFGVVNKPGKHASSAMPVVLMVAEKPSLAKSLADILSRRNFNTRKSVCGACPVHEYEGSFPPGSSRRAKFKMTSVCGHVMSLDFQPCYNNWEKTDPEELFTAKTMKKEAMPNLHICKFLDIEARGVDYLVLWLDCDKEGENICYEVIDVVAPMMHQPMGSYQTIFRARFSAITEKEINKAMATLVEPDWNQSRSVDARQELDLRIGCAFTRFQTMYFQSKYSDLDSALISYGPCQTPTLGFCVQRHDIIQSFKPEKYWMIDCKLSYGSCTLSVDWTRQRIFDREAALMFLGILQEHQQAMITDVSEKLRNKSPPVALNTVDMLRVASSQLHMGPQHVMHLAEKLYTQGYISYPRTETTKYPDSFDFHSILVQFKGDAQWREHVDLLLTAKVKCPKGGKDVGDHPPITPMKCASRHELSGDSWRLYEYIVQHFIGSLSPPCQFKVTQATFGVGGEEFTWSGTQPVTPGFTAVMTWMAVASHIAQVELAKGQNWDIKQLKVSEHLTNPPDYLSESELIGLMEKHGIGTDASISVHIENICQRNYVKVDSGRRLIPTKLGIVLVHGYQKIDAELVLPTMRSAVEEQLNLIALGRADFDSVLQHSLDIFGRKFHYFRSGISGMDELFEASFTSVAEGGKPLSRCGRCIRFMRYISAKPQRLYCNTCDETYALPQGGTVKLYKELKCPLDGFELVIFSTGPKGKTYQLCPFCYNQPPFPGVPKNMGCNHCPHVTCPHALPQLSVCDCSECEDGVLVLDPASGPCWRLACNNSQCKVVASLCEGAHRVSVTEQCCACGSRLVQVDFNKANTPLADGSATHVGCPYCDGVISSRMELHHSVRGHGRGRGRGRGGRRGNRRGRGSSGRGRH, encoded by the exons ATGAACAATGTGACACACATTTCAATTTATTTATGCGCTTTATTTGGAGTTGTAAACAAACCGGGAAAGCACGCTTCTTCAGCCATGCCTGTCGTTTTGATGGTTGCAGAAAAGCCTTCGCTAGCAAAGTCTCTTGCAGATATATTGTCTAGAAGAAACTTCAACACGAGGAAATCTGTGTGTGGTGCTTGCCCAGTTCACGAATACGAGGGAAGCTTTCCTCCTGGTAGTAGCAGAAGGGCTAAGTTTAAAATGACGTCTGTGTGTGGGCATGTGATGAGCTTAGACTTCCAGCCATGTTACAACAACTGGGAGAAAACAGACCCA GAAGAACTGTTCACAGCTAAGACAATGAAAAAAGAAGCAATGCCAAATCTTCACATCTGCAAATTTTTGGATATCGAA GCCAGAGGTGTGGATTATCTTGTCCTGTGGTTGGACTGTGATAAAGAAGGGGAGAATATCTGCTATGAG GTGATTGATGTGGTGGCACCGATGATGCACCAGCCTATGGGTAGTTATCAG ACAATATTTCGTGCTCGCTTCTCTGCCATTACTGAGAAGGAGATCAATAAAGCAATGGCCACCTTGGTGGA GCCAGACTGGAACCAGTCAAGATCAGTAGATGCTCGTCAAGAGTTGGACTTGCGTATCGGTTGTGCCTTCACACGATTCCAGACGATGTACTTTCAG AGCAAATATTCAGATCTGGACAGTGCACTAATCTCATATGGACCATGTCAGACCCCAACGTTGGGGTTCTGTGTCCAGCGACATGACATCATACAGAGCTTCAAACCAGAGAAGTACTGGATGATAGACTGCAAG CTATCATATGGCAGTTGTACATTATCTGTCGACTGGACCAGGCAGAGAATATTTGACCGTGAAGCAGCACTGATGTTTCTGGGCATACTACAAGAGCACCAACAAGCAAT GATTACAGATGTTTCAGAGAAACTACGTAACAAGTCCCCTCCAGTAGCATTAAACACAGTAGACATGTTAAGGGTAGCCTCCAGTCAACTCCACATGGGACCACAACATGTGATGCATCTTGCAGAGAAGTTGTACACACAG gggtatattAGCTATCCTCGTACGGAGACAACCAAATATCCTGACAGCTTTGATTTCCA TTCCATTCTGGTCCAGTTTAAGGGTGATGCACAATGGAGGGAACATGTTGATCTTCTGCTCACGGCTAAAGTAAAATGCCCCAA GGGTGGCAAAGACGTCGGTGATCACCCCCCAATCACTCCAATGAAATGTGCTAGTCGTCATGAGCTTAGTGGAGACAGCTGGCGTCTCTATGAGTATATCGTGCAACATTTCATTGGCTCA CTCTCACCGCCTTGTCAGTTTAAAGTGACACAGGCAACATTTGGGGTTGGAGGTGAGGAGTTTACCTGGTCAGGAACACAACCAGTTACACCTGGCTTCACTGCTGTGATGACGTGGATGGCTGTAGCCAGTCATATTGCACAAGTGGAACTGGCAAAGGGACAAAACTGGGACATCAAACAG TTAAAAGTCTCAGAACACCTTACTAATCCACCAGACTATCTCTCAGAGAGTGAGCTGATTGGACTGATGGAGAAACATGGGATTGGAACA GATGCAAGCATTTCTGTGCACATTGAGAATATTTGTCAACGTAACTACGTGAAGGTCGATAGTGGACGGAGACTGATCCCTACTAAACTAGGAATTGTACTAGTCCATGGATACCAGAAG ATTGATGCAGAGCTGGTCTTACCTACAATGAGATCTGCAGTGGAAGAGCAACTGAACTTGATAGCATTAGGAAGG GCAGATTTTGACTCTGTACTTCAGCACAGCTTGGACATATTTGGACGCAAGTTTCACTATTTCCGCAGTGGCATATCTGGCATGGACGAACTGTTTGAAGCAAGCTTTACATCAGTAGCAGAAGGAGGGAAACCTTTATCAAG GTGTGGAAGGTGCATTCGGTTTATGCGCTACATCTCAGCCAAACCCCAACGACTCTACTGCAATACTTGTGATGAGACGTACGCCTTACCACAAGGTGGCACCGTAAAACTGTACAAG GAGCTAAAGTGTCCATTGGATGGTTTTGAACTAGTCATTTTTTCTACAGGTCCTAAAGGCAAA ACTTACCAACTCTGTCCATTCTGCTATAATCAGCCACCGTTTCCTGGTGTGCCAAAGAACATGGGATGCAATCATTGTCCTCATGTGACATGTCCACATGCCCTTCCCCAGCTCAGCGTGTGTGACTGTAGTGAGTGTGAAGATGGGGTACTAGTACTGGACCCTGCGTCTGGTCCTTGTTGGAGACTAGCCTGTAATAATTctca ATGTAAAGTTGTTGCTTCACTGTGTGAAGGAGCTCACCGCGTCTCAGTGACTGAACAATGTTGTGCATGTGGCAGTCGACTGGTGCAGGTTGATTTTAATAAG GCCAATACACCACTGGCTGATGGCAGTGCAACTCATGTAGGGTGTCCTTATTGTGACGGAGTGATAAGCAGTCGGATGGAGTTACACCACAGTGTTAGGGGACATGGTAGGGGCAGAGGAAGGGGCAGAGGAGGAAGAAGAGGGAATCGAAGGGGAAGAGGTTCATCTGGTAGAGGCAGACATTAA
- the LOC136264356 gene encoding transient receptor potential cation channel subfamily A member 1-like — protein sequence MDGTNRSIEGQELKERYSRLPEIVAPLKRRSTQPTMEELAIDGDLSKLQQINDSSKLHRRSKHGFTLLHHAAKENKAEIIEFLVSKGCDIDADDDEEQTALHKAAMFGYAATVKVLLDNGANVNKGDGNGNTPLHIVIFSGGDIEVIKVLMVKADPCVKNNEGQNALHFAVKYHKVDAIDLILNCQQISEAITSADNEGYTTLHLAVSLGHFDTTEELLNMQNLGIDISATTKKGKNIIHLAATANNANLLALILEVPNALCLINKSDNSSCTPLHDAAKNGNLKQVTLLLDRGGMIVTTKDGFSPLHYACFRGHLNVATKLLKRHPFQKDLVTNNGDTALHLAATNGHSAIVKLLLDNDVPITHNVQQASFLDIAMFKRDNCVATVAVNHERWQECLDLVSPIHPAPMIHLIQTVPDAAQAVMDHSITSAQLHQNHPCYWKQYDFKYLLDEPKSTNKFYPHRNWYQLILHYLYSLFTIPNENDANPLKVIKTMLQHNRKNLLVHPLLLTFLNLKWRNYGRYYIQIRASLLTLLTVFLTALVGFSDPPRPSVKASNCTVSDSTSDHGSDTSDHSSDDGIPGVLAILTLVVNFGYAVVLVMQLVSYIRQRQVVHWFHTFVELCTVVSTAVFILSNPTDRWLAAVVALLCAWVSLNLFSRYFDVFGLYTIMFYDLLIRITKAIAVGLYYIIGFGLIIYILIGEETVFSTPPLAVYNTFFAAFSGGLNHFELLARKEEEDSFQYRKSTYTIILVMTVVLTITLVNLLIGISVGSIGNIQKDALLHQAKLKILLFLELDPNIPRFLKRKVIPKSHKHTGQSISITDKAYDLWNYIISKFAPRIQGCDHDHQLTKENQEDEKQRDMHYRIKQIECQVESLLKHQKLFMEEMRMNYKNNVMKLHSSEHRCSYSTAL from the coding sequence ATGGATGGAACTAATAGATCAATTGAAGGTCAAGAGTTGAAAGAGAGATACAGTCGTCTTCCAGAAATTGTGGCTCCTCTTAAAAGAAGATCAACACAACCAACAATGGAGGAGCTGGCGATTGATGGTGATCTAAGTAAGCTGCAACAGATAAATGACAGCTCAAAACTGCACAGGAGAAGTAAGCATGGTTTTACTCTCCTTCACCATGCAGCTAAAGAAAACAAAGCAGAGATAATTGAGTTCTTGGTAAGTAAAGGATGTGACATTGATGCTGACGATGATGAAGAGCAGACAGCTTTACACAAAGCAGCCATGTTTGGTTATGCAGCGACTGTGAAGGTGCTTCTTGATAATGGAGCCAATGTCAACAAAGGTGATGGCAATGGAAACACTCCACTTCACATAGTTATCTTCAGTGGAGGAGACATTGAGGTAATTAAGGTACTTATGGTAAAGGCTGATCCTTGCGTCAAGAACAATGAGGGCCAAAATGCACTTCATTTTGCTGTAAAATATCATAAAGTTGATGCTATTGATTTGATCCTAAACTGCCAGCAGATCTCTGAAGCGATTACAAGTGCTGATAATGAAGGTTACACAACACTCCATCTAGCAGTGAGTTTAGGTCACTTTGACACAACAGAAGAATTACTAAACATGCAAAACTTAGGTATTGACATTTCTGCAACCACTAAAAAAGGAAAAAATATAATTCACCTTGCAGCTACTGCTAACAATGCCAACTTGCTAGCTCTTATTCTTGAGGTTCCAAATGCTTTATGTCTCATCAACAAGTCTGACAATTCATCTTGCACACCTCTTCATGATGCTGCAAAAAATGGAAACTTAAAACAAGTTACATTGTTGTTGGATCGAGGAGGCATGATTGTTACCACCAAAGATGGCTTTTCACCACTTCACTATGCATGTTTTAGAGGACATTTGAATGTGGCAACAAAATTACTAAAGCGACATCCATTTCAAAAAGATTTAGTCACAAATAATGGTGACACTGCTTTGCATTTAGCTGCAACAAATGGTCATTCTGCAATTGTAAAGCTTCTTCTTGACAATGATGTGCCAATCACTCACAATGTGCAACAAGCAAGCTTTCTTGACATAGCCATGTTTAAAAGGGACAACTGTGTGGCAACGGTTGCAGTTAACCATGAAAGGTGGCAAGAATGCTTAGATTTGGTCTCACCAATTCATCCAGCTCCAATGATCCATCTCATTCAGACAGTTCCAGATGCTGCCCAGGCTGTGATGGACCACAGCATAACTTCTGCACAGCTCCATCAAAACCATCCTTGTTACTGGAAGCAATACGATTTTAAGTATCTTTTGGATGAACCAAAAAGCACAAACAAATTTTATCCTCATCGCAACTGGTATCAGCTCATTTTACATTACCTATACAGTCTGTTTACAATCCCTAATGAAAATGACGCCAACCCATTGAAGGTAATCAAAACCATGCTTCAACACAATCGCAAAAATCTTCTTGTGCATCCACTGTTGTTAACTTTcttaaatttaaaatggagaAACTACGGTAGATATTACATCCAAATTAGAGCTAGTTTACTTACACTACTTACAGTTTTTTTGACTGCATTGGTAGGATTTTCTGATCCACCAAGACCTTCTGTAAAAGCAAGCAACTGCACTGTAAGTGACAGTACCTCTGATCACGGTAGCGATACTTCTGACCACAGCTCAGATGATGGTATACCAGGTGTACTTGCAATCTTAACCCTTGTTGTAAACTTTGGATATGCCGTTGTATTAGTAATGCAACTTGTCTCCTATATTCGACAAAGACAGGTTGTTCACTGGTTTCATACATTTGTTGAACTTTGCACTGTAGTTTCTACTGCTGTCTTCATTCTCAGCAATCCAACAGATCGTTGGTTAGCTGCAGTAGTTGCTCTTTTGTGTGCTTGGGTGTCTCTAAATCTTTTTTCTCGTTACTTTGATGTGTTTGGCTTGTACACGATCATGTTCTATGACTTACTTATAAGAATAACCAAGGCTATAGCTGTTGGGCTGTATTACATTATTGGATTCGGCTTAATAATTTATATTCTTATAGGTGAAGAAACTGTGTTTAGCACGCCACCATTAGCTGTATATAACACATTCTTTGCAGCATTTTCAGGTGGCCTTAATCACTTTGAATTACTTGCAAGGAAAGAAGAAGAGGACTCATTCCAATACAGAAAGTCTACATACACCATCATATTAGTAATGACAGTGGTACTAACCATTACACTGGTCAACTTGCTGATTGGTATTTCAGTTGGAAGCATTGGTAACATTCAGAAAGATGCATTGTTGCATCAAGCGAAATTAAAAATACTGTTGTTCCTCGAATTAGATCCAAACATTCCAAGATTTCTAAAGCGGAAAGTTATTCCAAAATCTCATAAACACACAGGTCAGTCAATTTCTATCACTGACAAAGCATATGATCTCTGGAACTACATCATATCTAAATTTGCTCCACGTATACAAGGTTGTGATCATGATCATCAGCTAACAAAAGAAAACCAAGAAGATGAAAAGCAGAGAGACATGCATTATCGTATCAAACAAATAGAATGTCAAGTTGAATCACTACTAAAGCACCAAAAGCTCTTCATGGAAGAGATGAGAATGAACTACAAAAACAATGTTATGAAATTACATTCCAGTGAACACCGATGTTCATACAGCACTGCTTTGTAA
- the LOC136263326 gene encoding DNA topoisomerase 3-beta-1-like isoform X2, which translates to MMHQPMGSYQTIFRARFSAITEKEINKAMATLVEPDWNQSRSVDARQELDLRIGCAFTRFQTMYFQSKYSDLDSALISYGPCQTPTLGFCVQRHDIIQSFKPEKYWMIDCKLSYGSCTLSVDWTRQRIFDREAALMFLGILQEHQQAMITDVSEKLRNKSPPVALNTVDMLRVASSQLHMGPQHVMHLAEKLYTQGYISYPRTETTKYPDSFDFHSILVQFKGDAQWREHVDLLLTAKVKCPKGGKDVGDHPPITPMKCASRHELSGDSWRLYEYIVQHFIGSLSPPCQFKVTQATFGVGGEEFTWSGTQPVTPGFTAVMTWMAVASHIAQVELAKGQNWDIKQLKVSEHLTNPPDYLSESELIGLMEKHGIGTDASISVHIENICQRNYVKVDSGRRLIPTKLGIVLVHGYQKIDAELVLPTMRSAVEEQLNLIALGRADFDSVLQHSLDIFGRKFHYFRSGISGMDELFEASFTSVAEGGKPLSRCGRCIRFMRYISAKPQRLYCNTCDETYALPQGGTVKLYKELKCPLDGFELVIFSTGPKGKTYQLCPFCYNQPPFPGVPKNMGCNHCPHVTCPHALPQLSVCDCSECEDGVLVLDPASGPCWRLACNNSQCKVVASLCEGAHRVSVTEQCCACGSRLVQVDFNKANTPLADGSATHVGCPYCDGVISSRMELHHSVRGHGRGRGRGRGGRRGNRRGRGSSGRGRH; encoded by the exons ATGATGCACCAGCCTATGGGTAGTTATCAG ACAATATTTCGTGCTCGCTTCTCTGCCATTACTGAGAAGGAGATCAATAAAGCAATGGCCACCTTGGTGGA GCCAGACTGGAACCAGTCAAGATCAGTAGATGCTCGTCAAGAGTTGGACTTGCGTATCGGTTGTGCCTTCACACGATTCCAGACGATGTACTTTCAG AGCAAATATTCAGATCTGGACAGTGCACTAATCTCATATGGACCATGTCAGACCCCAACGTTGGGGTTCTGTGTCCAGCGACATGACATCATACAGAGCTTCAAACCAGAGAAGTACTGGATGATAGACTGCAAG CTATCATATGGCAGTTGTACATTATCTGTCGACTGGACCAGGCAGAGAATATTTGACCGTGAAGCAGCACTGATGTTTCTGGGCATACTACAAGAGCACCAACAAGCAAT GATTACAGATGTTTCAGAGAAACTACGTAACAAGTCCCCTCCAGTAGCATTAAACACAGTAGACATGTTAAGGGTAGCCTCCAGTCAACTCCACATGGGACCACAACATGTGATGCATCTTGCAGAGAAGTTGTACACACAG gggtatattAGCTATCCTCGTACGGAGACAACCAAATATCCTGACAGCTTTGATTTCCA TTCCATTCTGGTCCAGTTTAAGGGTGATGCACAATGGAGGGAACATGTTGATCTTCTGCTCACGGCTAAAGTAAAATGCCCCAA GGGTGGCAAAGACGTCGGTGATCACCCCCCAATCACTCCAATGAAATGTGCTAGTCGTCATGAGCTTAGTGGAGACAGCTGGCGTCTCTATGAGTATATCGTGCAACATTTCATTGGCTCA CTCTCACCGCCTTGTCAGTTTAAAGTGACACAGGCAACATTTGGGGTTGGAGGTGAGGAGTTTACCTGGTCAGGAACACAACCAGTTACACCTGGCTTCACTGCTGTGATGACGTGGATGGCTGTAGCCAGTCATATTGCACAAGTGGAACTGGCAAAGGGACAAAACTGGGACATCAAACAG TTAAAAGTCTCAGAACACCTTACTAATCCACCAGACTATCTCTCAGAGAGTGAGCTGATTGGACTGATGGAGAAACATGGGATTGGAACA GATGCAAGCATTTCTGTGCACATTGAGAATATTTGTCAACGTAACTACGTGAAGGTCGATAGTGGACGGAGACTGATCCCTACTAAACTAGGAATTGTACTAGTCCATGGATACCAGAAG ATTGATGCAGAGCTGGTCTTACCTACAATGAGATCTGCAGTGGAAGAGCAACTGAACTTGATAGCATTAGGAAGG GCAGATTTTGACTCTGTACTTCAGCACAGCTTGGACATATTTGGACGCAAGTTTCACTATTTCCGCAGTGGCATATCTGGCATGGACGAACTGTTTGAAGCAAGCTTTACATCAGTAGCAGAAGGAGGGAAACCTTTATCAAG GTGTGGAAGGTGCATTCGGTTTATGCGCTACATCTCAGCCAAACCCCAACGACTCTACTGCAATACTTGTGATGAGACGTACGCCTTACCACAAGGTGGCACCGTAAAACTGTACAAG GAGCTAAAGTGTCCATTGGATGGTTTTGAACTAGTCATTTTTTCTACAGGTCCTAAAGGCAAA ACTTACCAACTCTGTCCATTCTGCTATAATCAGCCACCGTTTCCTGGTGTGCCAAAGAACATGGGATGCAATCATTGTCCTCATGTGACATGTCCACATGCCCTTCCCCAGCTCAGCGTGTGTGACTGTAGTGAGTGTGAAGATGGGGTACTAGTACTGGACCCTGCGTCTGGTCCTTGTTGGAGACTAGCCTGTAATAATTctca ATGTAAAGTTGTTGCTTCACTGTGTGAAGGAGCTCACCGCGTCTCAGTGACTGAACAATGTTGTGCATGTGGCAGTCGACTGGTGCAGGTTGATTTTAATAAG GCCAATACACCACTGGCTGATGGCAGTGCAACTCATGTAGGGTGTCCTTATTGTGACGGAGTGATAAGCAGTCGGATGGAGTTACACCACAGTGTTAGGGGACATGGTAGGGGCAGAGGAAGGGGCAGAGGAGGAAGAAGAGGGAATCGAAGGGGAAGAGGTTCATCTGGTAGAGGCAGACATTAA